One genomic region from Cucumis melo cultivar AY chromosome 9, USDA_Cmelo_AY_1.0, whole genome shotgun sequence encodes:
- the LOC103503596 gene encoding WPP domain-interacting tail-anchored protein 2-like: MGMMDENGCNRESQRLEMQEMEYTMKTLTKLELDLAYSSEKLMNLHVLLMCLLAQENDFEAMDLENDYIPDDSFGKLLVFDFLSGFLDSEVRELDTFMNTLEAEIVDARGMASSSCLQSTEVFSVLEGKLIDSEKSLVQSRKQILEVKMQSTKLQRIVLSRGNWRLEDPMMSSQNDQVFNINGKSNTMTEQQRHILRMLEKSLARELDLEKQLSESKQREEELKMKLHYTEQVALRMEETAEVVWGRFLEADNSVEILMGISKELVGRLQLVQFNLHGSFQREHEIKTKFQDWTEQLNAKEVAIQKLEKRNAELIAKNAELDKLREEVKSLEEQLKELRLDLKTAYESNEASQDQLIEMENLVESLKESICISENRAESVETKLTQLQETNLELTEEVSFLKDSASSKEKKVGSLEKQLRELEIQLQHAKSSSEASQEQQNMLYSAIWDMETLIEDLKSKVSKAESKTDSAEEHCIILSETNFELNKELTSLKGRVEFLEKALDQVNGEKYANANEINLSSKFIMDMVLQLAVERDRIQRQLSILTNDNKALIEKLKNIRDGASIVTRDREDYDEEERSAPKKDVNILAQ; encoded by the exons ATGGGGATGATGGATGAGAATGGTTGCAATCGAGAATCTCAAAGACTTGAAATGCAAGAAATGGAGTATACTATgaaaactttgactaaactagaATTGGACTTGGCGTATTCATCGGAGAAGTTGATGAATCTTCATGTGCTTCTGATGTGCTTACTTGCTCAGGAGAATGATTTTGAGGCTATGGACTTGGAGAATGATTATATACCGGATGATTCGTTTGGGAAGTTGTTGGTATTTGATTTTTTGTCTGGCTTTTTGGATTCGGAAGTGAGAGAGCTGGATACTTTCATGAATACACTCGAAGCAGAAATAGTTGATGCCCGTGGAATGGCATCATCTTCTTGCTTACAATCAACTGAGGTTTTCAGTGTGTTAGAAGGAAAATTGATTGATTCCGAGAAGTCGCTTGTTCAATCCCGAAAGCAGATTTTAGAAGTGAAGATGCAGTCAACCAAATTGCAGAGAATTGTTTTAAGCCGTGGAAATT GGAGATTGGAAGATCCGATGATGTCGTCACAAAATGATCAAGTTTTCAACATAAATGGGAAATCAAATACAATGACTGAACAACAAAGGCATATTTTAAGGATGCTAGAAAAATCACTTGCAAGGGAGCTAGATCTCGAAAAGCAGTTGTCTGAATCAAAGCAACGAGAAGAAGAGCTCAAAATGAAGCTACACTATACTGAACAAGTTGCTTTGAGAATGGAAGAGACTGCAGAAGTTGTTTGGGGTAGGTTTTTAGAGGCAGACAATAGTGTCGAGATACTCATGGGGATTTCAAAGGAATTAGTTGGTCGCCTCCAGCTCGTCCAATTCAATCTACATGGTTCATTTCAACGTGAGCATGAGATCAAAACTAAATTTCAAGATTGGACAGAGCAGCTAAATGCAAAAGAAGTGGCTATACAGAAGCTTGAGAAAAGGAATGCTGAACTAATTGCCAAGAACGCTGAACTAGATAAATTGAGGGAAGAAGTGAAGTCTCTTGAGGAACAGCTTAAAGAATTGAGGCTTGATCTGAAAACTGCATATGAATCAAATGAAGCAAGTCAAGATCAGCTTATTGAAATGGAAAATCTTGTTGAGTCACTGAAAGAAAGCATCTGCATATCAGAAAATAGAGCAGAGAGTGTTGAAACCAAGCTTACACAGCTACAAGAGACAAACTTGGAACTTACCGAAGAGGTGAGTTTTCTTAAAGATAGTGCAAGCAGCAAAGAGAAAAAGGTTGGTTCACTTGAAAAACAGTTGAGGGAACTAGAGATTCAACTGCAGCATGCAAAATCATCATCAGAAGCAAGTCAGGAGCAACAAAACATGTTATATTCTGCAATATGGGACATGGAAACTCTCATTGAGGATCTTAAATCCAAAGTATCTAAAGCTGAAAGTAAGACTGATAGTGCAGAGGAGCATTGCATTATCTTGTCTGAAACCAATTTCGAACTCAATAAAGAACTTACTTCGCTCAAGGGTCGAGTGGAGTTCTTAGAGAAAGCACTGGATCAAGTCAACGGTGAAAAATATGCAAATGCAAACGAAATTAACTTGAGTTCCAAGTTTATCATGGACATGGTGCTCCAACTAGCTGTTGAAAGGGATCGGATTCAGAGACAG CTATCCATTTTGACAAACGATAACAAAGCTCTGattgagaaattgaaaaatataagaGATGGTGCATCTATAGTCACACGTGACAGAGAAGATTACGACGAGGAGGAACGTTCAGCTCCAAAGAAGGATGTAAATATACTGGCTcaatga